DNA from Roseimicrobium sp. ORNL1:
CCGCGCTCAGGGACGAGCGGCTGCAGAAATTGTTTTGTCGCAGGTGTCGATTTCCAACGCTCCCATTCGACCAGATGGTGAACCTAGAAAGAATTACACCATGCGATACTTGATGCTCATCAACATTCACACCGCCCGCTGGGCGGAACTTTCCAGCGCGGAACGGAACCAGATCCACGCCGACTGCGGAGTCTGGAATGAGGAACTCGTCCGTGCGGGGAAATCCGTTGACGGGGTGGCGCTGCAGCCTCCTTCCACCGCTACGACTTTGCGGGAGGAAAATGGAAAAGTGACCATCACCGATGGTCCCT
Protein-coding regions in this window:
- a CDS encoding YciI family protein, with amino-acid sequence MRYLMLINIHTARWAELSSAERNQIHADCGVWNEELVRAGKSVDGVALQPPSTATTLREENGKVTITDGPFAETKEVLGGFAVLECVDLDEVLAIAKRFPGLRVGTALELRPFMTGPCVD